One genomic segment of Streptomyces sp. RKND-216 includes these proteins:
- a CDS encoding beta-1,3-glucanase family protein has translation MGTMNSRFTRRMFLGGVAATAVSAGTAAGLATAGTPRSAPARGTAATMDLTVVNETGRYGNADIRLYVVGNDGTRQVRLTPEGTVAPVALSDNGPDGYTDYAIPLAAGGATTLTLPHMSGRMYVALGADLKFKAVRDGNGNAALAYPAGWVSGDPNYDVLHDCAEFTFNSAGMFCNTTMVDMFSVPLSIRLTGAADQTTGTLRPGGRAQIFDALRGSGPFSSLVVDDRRVIAPGHGLDAGLFPADYFGGYIDRVWDTYASRDLRVTTNAGTFTGRVSGGRLSFTGPANVSFDRPSTRDVLFCDGALAAPNDGTTGPVAAILGAGFNRTTLAAHADQPTGDPGGFYQDDPAHAYARAMHEATEDGKAYGFAFDDVGGYASYIQDGAPRSFTLTLTPF, from the coding sequence ATGGGCACGATGAACAGCCGCTTCACGCGGCGGATGTTCCTCGGCGGCGTCGCCGCCACCGCCGTCTCCGCCGGAACAGCGGCCGGCCTCGCCACCGCCGGCACCCCGCGCTCCGCACCCGCGCGCGGGACCGCGGCGACGATGGACCTCACCGTCGTCAACGAGACCGGCCGCTACGGCAACGCGGACATCCGTCTCTACGTGGTCGGCAACGACGGCACCCGCCAGGTGCGCCTGACCCCCGAGGGCACCGTCGCGCCCGTCGCCCTGTCGGACAACGGTCCGGACGGCTACACCGACTACGCCATCCCCCTCGCGGCCGGCGGCGCGACGACCCTGACGCTGCCGCACATGTCCGGCCGCATGTACGTCGCGCTCGGCGCGGACCTGAAGTTCAAGGCCGTCCGCGACGGCAACGGCAACGCCGCCCTCGCCTACCCCGCGGGCTGGGTCTCCGGCGACCCCAACTACGACGTGCTGCACGACTGCGCGGAGTTCACGTTCAACTCCGCCGGCATGTTCTGCAACACCACCATGGTCGACATGTTCAGCGTGCCGCTGTCCATCCGCCTCACCGGAGCGGCCGACCAGACCACCGGCACCCTCCGCCCGGGCGGACGGGCGCAGATCTTCGACGCGCTGCGCGGCAGCGGACCGTTCTCGTCCCTGGTCGTCGACGACCGGCGCGTCATCGCCCCCGGCCACGGCCTGGACGCCGGGCTGTTCCCCGCCGACTACTTCGGCGGCTACATCGACCGGGTGTGGGACACCTACGCCTCCCGCGACCTGCGGGTCACCACCAACGCCGGGACGTTCACCGGCCGCGTCTCCGGCGGGAGGCTCTCCTTCACCGGCCCCGCCAACGTGTCCTTCGACCGGCCCTCGACACGCGACGTCCTCTTCTGCGACGGGGCGCTCGCCGCCCCCAACGACGGCACGACCGGCCCCGTGGCCGCGATCCTCGGCGCCGGGTTCAACCGCACCACCCTGGCCGCGCACGCCGACCAGCCGACCGGCGACCCCGGCGGCTTCTACCAGGACGACCCCGCGCACGCCTACGCCCGTGCGATGCACGAGGCCACCGAGGACGGGAAGGCCTACGGCTTCGCCTTCGACGACGTCGGAGGCTACGCCTCCTACATCCAGGACGGAGCTCCGCGCTCCTTCACCCTGACGCTCACGCCGTTCTAG
- a CDS encoding LacI family DNA-binding transcriptional regulator, whose translation MHGVRGSRPTLEAVAAHAGVSRATVSRVVNGGPGVRTEVRERVQRSVEELGYVPNSAARSLVTRRTGAVAVVIAEPETRVFSDPFFSQQLRGISRELSERDTQLLLMLLEHRRDYARIGRYLSGGHVDGALMFSLHSEDPLPAMAAESGLPTVFGGRPGWPGADKDPDLLYVDTDNRGGARQAVAHLLERGRRRIAVITGPLDQTSALDRLQGHRDALAAAGAAGAGEAHGAFTAEGGERAMRELLAREPELDAVFAGSDLMASGALRALRAAGRRVPEDVAVVGYDDLEPAAWADPPLTTVRQDVEGMGRMMAELLLRRLDPSPSGPLPTPVVTPAQLVVRASST comes from the coding sequence GTGCACGGTGTCCGCGGTTCCCGGCCCACCCTGGAGGCCGTTGCCGCCCATGCGGGCGTCTCCCGCGCGACGGTCTCGCGGGTCGTCAACGGCGGCCCCGGCGTACGGACCGAGGTCCGCGAGAGAGTGCAGCGCTCGGTCGAGGAGCTGGGCTACGTGCCGAACAGCGCCGCGCGCAGCCTGGTGACCCGCCGCACCGGAGCCGTGGCCGTGGTCATCGCCGAACCGGAGACGCGGGTGTTCTCCGACCCGTTCTTCTCCCAGCAACTGCGCGGCATCAGCCGCGAACTGTCCGAGCGGGACACCCAGTTGCTGCTCATGCTGCTGGAACACCGCCGGGACTACGCGCGGATCGGCCGCTACCTCTCCGGCGGCCACGTCGACGGCGCCCTGATGTTCTCGCTGCACTCCGAGGACCCGCTTCCGGCGATGGCGGCGGAGTCCGGGCTGCCCACGGTCTTCGGCGGCCGCCCCGGCTGGCCGGGCGCGGACAAGGACCCCGACCTGCTGTACGTCGACACCGACAACCGGGGCGGCGCCCGGCAGGCGGTCGCACACCTGCTGGAGCGGGGCCGGCGCCGCATCGCCGTCATCACCGGCCCGCTGGACCAGACCTCGGCGCTGGACCGCCTCCAGGGGCACCGGGACGCGCTGGCCGCCGCAGGGGCTGCGGGCGCGGGCGAGGCGCACGGCGCGTTCACCGCCGAGGGCGGCGAACGGGCGATGCGCGAACTGCTCGCTCGTGAGCCGGAGCTGGACGCGGTGTTCGCCGGATCGGACCTGATGGCGTCCGGCGCGCTGCGCGCGCTGCGCGCGGCGGGGCGCCGGGTGCCGGAGGACGTCGCGGTCGTCGGCTACGACGACCTGGAGCCCGCGGCGTGGGCGGACCCCCCGCTGACGACGGTCCGTCAGGACGTGGAGGGAATGGGGCGGATGATGGCCGAACTGCTGCTGCGCCGTCTGGACCCCTCCCCGTCGGGCCCGCTTCCCACCCCGGTCGTCACCCCGGCCCAGCTCGTCGTCCGCGCCTCCAGCACGTAG
- a CDS encoding glycoside hydrolase family 15 protein: MAGRIEDYALIGDMQTAALVCLNGSVDWLCLPRFDSDAVFAGLLGTEDNGFWRIGPAHSPDGTPPPATRRRYRGESLVLESEWDTARGTVRVIDFMPPRGTGTPQLTRIIEGVSGRVPVRSALRMRFSYGWVVPWMHKVDGRSVAVAGPDSVWLDTDVETYGEDLTTYADFTVAPGERIALSISWQPSHKEPPPLPTPEAGLRNTEEFWRRWVEHCTYHGPYREAVVRSLITLKALTYSPTGGIVAAPTTSLPEDIGGSRNWDYRFTWLRDAAITLSSLLRTGYHEEARAWREWLLRAVAGDPEHLQIMYGIAGERDLGERELTWLPGYENSAPVRIGNGAAGQLQLDVYGEVTEALHLAHMTGLARNDYAQLLQLRLIHYLEEHWDEPDEGIWEVRGPRRHFVHSKVMAWVAVDRTCKLIETGDVDGPLERWQELRDTIHRTVCEKGYDAERNTFTQYYGSKELDASLLLIPQMGFLPPDDKRVIGTVEAIQRELSTHDGFILRYPTSSEEGDTNVDGLEGNEGAFLACSFWLADDLAMIGRVDEARKLFDRLLALRNDLGLLAEEWDPVRGRQVGNFPQAFSHVPLIDTALRLTASGAYGG; the protein is encoded by the coding sequence GACTCCGACGCGGTCTTCGCCGGTCTGCTGGGGACGGAGGACAACGGCTTCTGGCGGATCGGCCCGGCCCACTCCCCCGACGGCACCCCGCCGCCGGCCACCCGCCGGCGGTACCGCGGCGAGTCGCTGGTCCTGGAATCGGAGTGGGACACCGCCCGCGGCACCGTGCGCGTGATCGACTTCATGCCGCCGCGGGGCACCGGCACGCCGCAGCTGACCCGGATCATCGAGGGCGTGAGCGGCCGGGTGCCGGTGCGCTCCGCCCTGCGGATGAGGTTCTCCTACGGCTGGGTGGTGCCGTGGATGCACAAGGTCGACGGCCGTTCGGTAGCCGTGGCCGGCCCGGACTCGGTCTGGCTCGACACGGATGTGGAGACGTACGGCGAGGACCTCACCACGTACGCCGACTTCACCGTGGCGCCGGGCGAGCGGATCGCCCTGTCGATCAGCTGGCAGCCCTCGCACAAGGAGCCGCCGCCGCTTCCGACACCGGAGGCCGGGCTGCGCAACACCGAGGAGTTCTGGCGGCGCTGGGTCGAGCACTGCACCTATCACGGGCCGTACCGCGAGGCGGTGGTGCGTTCACTGATCACCCTGAAGGCGCTGACCTACTCCCCCACCGGCGGCATCGTCGCCGCCCCGACCACCTCGCTGCCGGAGGACATCGGCGGCTCGCGGAACTGGGACTACCGCTTCACCTGGCTGCGGGACGCCGCGATCACCCTCTCGTCGCTGCTGCGTACCGGCTACCACGAGGAGGCCAGGGCCTGGCGGGAGTGGCTGCTGCGCGCGGTCGCCGGCGACCCGGAGCACCTGCAGATCATGTACGGCATCGCGGGCGAACGCGACCTCGGTGAGCGGGAGCTGACGTGGCTGCCGGGCTACGAGAACTCGGCGCCGGTGCGCATCGGCAACGGCGCGGCGGGGCAGCTCCAGCTGGACGTGTACGGGGAGGTCACCGAGGCACTGCACCTGGCCCACATGACCGGTCTGGCCCGCAACGACTACGCCCAGCTGCTGCAGCTCAGGCTGATCCACTACCTGGAGGAGCACTGGGACGAGCCGGACGAGGGCATCTGGGAGGTGCGTGGCCCGCGCCGCCACTTCGTGCACTCGAAGGTGATGGCCTGGGTGGCGGTGGACCGCACCTGCAAGCTGATCGAGACCGGTGACGTCGACGGCCCGCTGGAGCGCTGGCAGGAGCTGCGCGACACCATCCACCGCACGGTGTGCGAGAAGGGCTACGACGCCGAGCGGAACACCTTCACGCAGTACTACGGGTCCAAGGAGCTGGACGCCTCGCTGCTGCTCATCCCGCAGATGGGTTTCCTGCCGCCGGACGACAAGCGGGTCATCGGCACGGTCGAGGCGATCCAGCGCGAGCTGTCCACCCACGACGGCTTCATCCTGCGCTACCCGACCTCCAGTGAGGAGGGTGACACGAACGTCGACGGCCTGGAGGGCAACGAGGGCGCGTTCCTGGCGTGTTCCTTCTGGCTGGCGGACGACCTGGCGATGATCGGCCGGGTGGACGAGGCGCGGAAGCTGTTCGACCGGCTGCTGGCGCTGCGGAACGACCTGGGGCTGCTCGCCGAGGAGTGGGACCCGGTGCGTGGCCGCCAGGTCGGGAACTTCCCGCAGGCGTTCAGCCACGTGCCGCTGATCGACACGGCACTGCGGCTGACCGCCTCGGGTGCGTACGGCGGCTGA